ATCACATAACCAACATCCTTCTCTTGTCTAGCCTGCACTAGTCAATGTTCCTTGATCAAAGCACAGATCTTTCCAACTACAACTTCACAAATAATATTTCTCTCAACATTGGTCTCCATTCTTTAAACTAGTTCCCCATTAAGAAAATCTTCCACATGAATAAAACCAAGAAGTAGGTTATAAACATTAACTTGAATAAAAGAATAACACATTTTTCTAATAAAGAAAGACTAATACACTTTTAAGTTAAAACAATGTTCTCAATCGAGAAAAACTTGTTTGCAAAAATAAGCAGCTTTTGAATTAGAATAAACTCCGCTTGTTGTCAATATTAACACATTTACCCTACATTCATTTTGGCTGGAGCAATTATAACACTTCAACTAGCTAAATGAAATTTTGCTTCTCATATTATtgtatttaatttaatatgacTATCAAACATTAGATAAAAAGTTGCAGAAGAACTTACATTGATTTGGCCCAATAATAAAGCTCTCAGTTTGGAGTTTGTTGTGTTTGATGAAATCAATGAATTGACTCAGTTCAATAGGATTGACTTTTATCCCTTCTTGTTCTGCACTAAAAGCACCCAAATCAAACCTCTCCAGCACTTCTAATAGAAGTTTTTTAACACTGCCCATCTAAGATATGTTTCTTGCAACACATGTAAGATGACTTTTGTCTCTCCAACATTAGAAAACCATGGATTTCAGAAATGGCCATCAATAGAAATCAGTTTTAAAGAGGTGAAGTGGAATACATAACATTTAAAGTTTACTTTTCTTCAGTtccataattaatttaaattttacatagTATTCAGCATGTTTCCCACAATAGCATtttgcttttcttctttttttttttctgcctTATATTTTACAACAGAAACCATTTATTGCACCTTAAAggaaactttatttttcttttttttttttctcttttaatatCCCAATATCTTACATTTTCACTCTAAATGTGTGAAGAGTATAATAGcacttctaatttttctttttcccCACATTTTTTTCTCTCCCTTTAGTTATATCATTCTCCTCCCTTTCTTTCCCTACCCACTTTTTACCCAAACAAGCTGTAAAATTAATGTTAGAtttaaaagaaaaggaagaagatcgAAAACAAAAAGCATTGGCTGTCATGATTTTTTATTCAGAGTGAATAAACAGAAAGCCAGAAAACAAACAAAAGGGAAAGAATATACAAGTTTCAGACGGCAAATAAAATATAGAAAGAAGAGCACGATTTTCACTTACATGGTAGACAATAACCGTGATGGTCCAGAGGGGTCATAGTTAATAAGCAAAGCTGCCTTCAATGGTTTGCCTAATAAGTTGCAATAAACAAAATCTGTAAATGTATGAGTTATACATATAGCAATTGAAAAGGGTATGTTACCAGAGGAACCAATGCTGTGGGAAGCCCACTTCTCCCAAGTTTTGTGTGCAAAACCCCAATCCATTCCACCAAAAATCCTAATCAACCAttgcaaaaatttcaaatttagacATAAACAAAACACATTCTCTTTGCTTTGGTCACTACAAGAGAGGGGAAATGACAGAAAAGAAAATCACAAGTCAAGTATAATATAAATACATTGTCAAAGATTTTGAGTATCCATAATCAGATTCTATCCATAGTCAGCTTCCCAAATAACATGCTTGTACCACAATCCCAATCATGAAGTAGCCCTTTCCAAATGTAAACTTGAATTACTTCTCATAGATTTGAATCAAATGAAGTTTATTAAGTTCAAGATTACAcataacaatttttaaaaaataaactttATCCTTGCACTTTAAACCACATAATTAGATTCATTACACTCAAAATTAGCTGAATTACCTAAGGAACAGTGAAGCAGTTGCTCAAGTCTTGTATTTTGATTCCGAAATGTGAATTAGCTTCTAAAGAAAACCAGAAAATTGCAGGAAAACACTTGGAAATAAAGCAATTAAGACCAAGATCAAAGACGACCGAGCAGAGATGGTATTTCGATTGGATGAAGGCTATGGAACGTGCCGGAAAAATGATTGCTGCGGTGGCTGTGACTGtggttattattatattattattttggtgGCGTAGAAACGCAATGTGAGAGCAGATCTCGGTTGCAGACAATTATAGTGCTTGATCCGACGGTTGGTGTTCAAAACCCTAAACTGGGCGGCTGCGATTTATCTTATTTGCATCGTTTCAATTTTAGTTTCAACAAGCGAGATTTGAGCAATTGAACTAGTTTACGATAGAGATtaatggaatatatatatatatatatatatatatatatatatatatatatatatatatatatatatggttgaAAACTGGTTTGAAAAAATTGATAAGATCTTCTATTCTACCGTTTATTCTATGGGGCTCGAATTTTAATAATATTGATTTGAGTAGTGTATGAttgaatttgtaaatttttaattaattata
The Hevea brasiliensis isolate MT/VB/25A 57/8 chromosome 18, ASM3005281v1, whole genome shotgun sequence genome window above contains:
- the LOC110640651 gene encoding uncharacterized protein LOC110640651 isoform X2, coding for MDWGFAHKTWEKWASHSIGSSGKPLKAALLINYDPSGPSRLLSTIAEQEGIKVNPIELSQFIDFIKHNKLQTESFIIGPNQYVVTSIHQNWFSARCVNTSKPTGEGAIVMQTAAFLLVALYDGSIGAASHAVVAVDQFALQLGRRNL
- the LOC110640651 gene encoding uncharacterized protein LOC110640651 isoform X1, translated to MDWGFAHKTWEKWASHSIGSSGNIPFSIAICITHTFTDFVYCNLLGKPLKAALLINYDPSGPSRLLSTIAEQEGIKVNPIELSQFIDFIKHNKLQTESFIIGPNQYVVTSIHQNWFSARCVNTSKPTGEGAIVMQTAAFLLVALYDGSIGAASHAVVAVDQFALQLGRRNL